From a region of the Xanthomonas rydalmerensis genome:
- a CDS encoding response regulator, producing MIRLVLAEDQAMVRGALGALLGLEADLDLVASAADGEAAWRALQAHAPDLLVTDIEMPGLSGLELAQRIQRQQLPVRVIIVTTFARPGFLRRALDAGVGGYLLKDAPPQRLIEAIRQVHRGGRAIDPELALEAWSEADPLNDRERQVLRLAGEGASAGDIATQLGLSAGTVRNYLSEAIGKLGVGNRIEAARLARQKGWL from the coding sequence GTGATTCGTTTAGTGCTGGCGGAGGACCAGGCGATGGTGCGCGGTGCGCTGGGCGCACTGCTGGGCCTGGAAGCGGATCTGGATCTGGTCGCCAGTGCGGCCGATGGCGAGGCCGCCTGGCGCGCGCTGCAGGCGCATGCGCCGGATCTGCTGGTCACCGACATCGAGATGCCCGGCCTCAGCGGCCTGGAACTGGCCCAGCGGATCCAGCGCCAGCAACTGCCGGTGCGCGTCATCATCGTCACCACCTTCGCCCGCCCCGGCTTCCTGCGCCGCGCGCTGGACGCAGGGGTCGGCGGCTATCTGCTCAAGGATGCGCCGCCGCAGCGGCTGATCGAGGCGATCCGCCAGGTGCACCGCGGCGGCCGCGCGATCGATCCGGAACTGGCGCTGGAAGCCTGGTCCGAGGCCGACCCGCTCAACGACCGCGAGCGCCAGGTGCTGCGCCTGGCCGGCGAGGGCGCCTCGGCCGGCGATATCGCCACGCAGCTGGGACTGTCGGCGGGCACGGTGCGCAATTACCTGTCCGAGGCGATCGGCAAGCTCGGGGTCGGCAACCGCATCGAGGCGGCGCGGCTGGCCCGGCAGAAGGGCTGGCTGTGA
- a CDS encoding diguanylate cyclase, whose amino-acid sequence MPSTTINRYGVPLALLLLLGISGGVLVGSERFLDDAAAVQRSHHVIAEINGLQLNLADCDASLRGFLLLETREHLVDFQQCQRALPPRLQQLATLLQGKPAQQQRLQEVRAQIQARMRDSARAVARFQGKDAGLLKPDPERARHGRALSQAIRRNTDSMVRSERAALASSARSTAANADLLRRLAVVGIPAVCALTLGLYLLLRREIGRRSQAEQRGHHANALLVGTVQQMQRTEQDLRTLNRCSRGLQSCVQQDEAVEVARQALERLLGDAGCSVYCTDATGEQAVCVAHWGEDAVCAPALTLSGCEGLRRRATQIQRPGAAPACAHAAGATRHGTCVPMMVQGEPLGLIHLSSRDPGLLERLHLVEVVAEQLAMALHNLQLRQRLQMQSIRDPLTGLYNRRYLEESLVRELARCERRDQPLALMMLDLDHFKALNDRLGHAGGDALLAAFGQLLTGLVRPEDIACRYGGEEFTVILPGASAAAAQRRAEQIRAAVAALQVQHQGQALPPVTVSIGVAAYPDHGGSTEELLRCADAALYRGKRSGRNRVAAAGDVPLCVVEA is encoded by the coding sequence ATGCCTTCCACCACGATCAACCGCTATGGCGTGCCGCTGGCCTTGCTGCTGCTGTTGGGCATCAGTGGCGGGGTGCTGGTGGGCAGCGAGCGCTTCCTCGACGATGCCGCCGCGGTGCAGCGCAGCCACCATGTCATCGCCGAGATCAATGGCCTGCAGCTCAACCTCGCCGACTGCGATGCCTCGCTGCGGGGCTTCCTGCTGCTGGAAACCCGCGAACACCTGGTCGACTTCCAGCAGTGCCAGCGCGCGCTGCCGCCGCGGCTGCAGCAGCTGGCCACGCTGCTGCAGGGCAAGCCGGCCCAGCAGCAGCGGCTGCAGGAGGTCCGGGCCCAGATCCAGGCGCGCATGCGCGACAGCGCGCGCGCCGTGGCCCGCTTCCAGGGCAAGGACGCGGGCCTGCTCAAACCCGACCCCGAACGCGCGCGGCACGGCCGCGCGCTGTCGCAGGCGATCCGTCGCAACACCGACAGCATGGTGCGCAGCGAACGCGCGGCGCTGGCCAGCAGCGCCCGCTCCACCGCCGCCAACGCCGACCTGCTGCGCCGGCTGGCGGTGGTCGGCATCCCGGCGGTGTGCGCGCTGACCCTGGGCCTGTACCTGCTGCTGCGCCGCGAGATCGGCCGCCGCAGCCAGGCCGAGCAGCGCGGCCACCATGCCAATGCGCTACTGGTGGGCACCGTGCAGCAGATGCAGCGCACCGAACAGGATCTGCGCACACTCAATCGGTGCAGCCGTGGGCTGCAGAGCTGCGTGCAGCAGGACGAGGCGGTGGAGGTCGCACGGCAGGCGCTGGAACGCCTGCTCGGCGACGCCGGCTGCAGCGTGTACTGCACCGACGCGACGGGCGAGCAGGCCGTCTGCGTGGCCCACTGGGGCGAGGATGCGGTGTGCGCACCGGCGCTGACGCTGAGCGGCTGCGAAGGCCTGCGCCGCCGCGCCACCCAGATCCAGCGGCCGGGCGCAGCGCCGGCCTGCGCGCACGCCGCCGGCGCCACGCGGCATGGCACCTGCGTGCCGATGATGGTGCAGGGCGAGCCGCTGGGGCTGATCCACCTGTCCAGCCGCGATCCGGGCTTGCTCGAACGGCTGCACCTGGTGGAGGTGGTGGCGGAGCAACTGGCGATGGCGCTGCACAACTTGCAACTGCGCCAGCGCCTGCAGATGCAGTCGATCCGCGATCCGTTGACCGGGCTGTACAACCGCCGCTATCTGGAAGAATCGCTGGTGCGCGAGCTGGCCCGCTGCGAGCGGCGCGACCAGCCGCTGGCGCTGATGATGCTGGACCTGGACCACTTCAAGGCGCTCAACGACCGCCTCGGCCATGCCGGCGGCGACGCCTTGCTGGCCGCGTTCGGCCAGTTGCTGACCGGGCTGGTGCGGCCGGAGGACATCGCCTGCCGCTACGGTGGCGAAGAGTTCACGGTGATCCTGCCCGGCGCCAGCGCCGCCGCCGCGCAGCGTCGCGCCGAGCAGATCCGCGCCGCGGTGGCGGCGCTGCAGGTGCAGCACCAGGGCCAGGCGCTGCCGCCGGTGACCGTGTCGATCGGCGTGGCCGCCTATCCGGACCATGGCGGCAGCACCGAGGAACTGCTGCGCTGCGCGGATGCGGCGCTGTACCGCGGCAAGCGCAGCGGCCGCAACCGCGTCGCCGCCGCCGGCGATGTGCCGCTGTGCGTCGTCGAGGCCTGA
- a CDS encoding ABC transporter ATP-binding protein: MSDHDALPLAQLSGVHKRYGALVALDGVDLQLRRGQLLALLGANGAGKSTAVSLLLGLQTPDAGSVRLCGQDPRSLAARRQAGAMLQTAGLPETLRVGELLLQARGYYPTPRSVSDCVALAGLDGLMARRYGQLSGGQQRRVQFAMAICGRPQVLFLDEPSTGLDIEARQGLWRAIRELVADGCAVLLTTHYLEEAEALADRVAVLQRGTLIAEGSVAELRARFEQCTIRCRSALPAAQVAQWPQVRRADTRDGVLEVVAEPAEPVVARLLASDPALQALEVRRAGLADAFLAITRAEAA; this comes from the coding sequence ATGTCCGATCACGATGCGTTGCCGCTGGCGCAGCTCAGCGGCGTCCACAAGCGCTACGGCGCGCTGGTTGCGCTCGACGGCGTCGACCTGCAGTTGCGCCGCGGCCAGTTGCTGGCGCTGCTCGGCGCCAACGGTGCCGGCAAGAGCACCGCGGTGAGCCTGCTGCTCGGGCTGCAGACGCCCGACGCCGGCAGCGTGCGCCTGTGCGGGCAGGATCCGCGGTCGTTGGCGGCGCGCCGCCAGGCCGGGGCGATGCTGCAGACCGCCGGGCTGCCGGAGACGCTGCGCGTGGGCGAACTGCTGCTGCAGGCGCGCGGCTATTACCCAACGCCGCGCAGCGTCTCCGACTGCGTGGCGCTGGCCGGGCTGGACGGGCTGATGGCGCGCCGCTACGGCCAGTTGTCCGGCGGCCAGCAGCGGCGTGTGCAGTTCGCGATGGCGATCTGCGGGCGGCCGCAGGTGCTGTTCCTGGACGAGCCCAGCACCGGCTTGGACATCGAGGCGCGGCAGGGCCTGTGGCGGGCGATCCGCGAACTGGTCGCCGATGGCTGCGCGGTGCTGCTGACCACGCACTATCTGGAAGAGGCCGAGGCGCTCGCCGATCGGGTGGCGGTGCTGCAACGCGGCACGCTGATCGCCGAGGGCAGCGTCGCCGAGCTGCGCGCGCGCTTCGAGCAATGCACCATCCGCTGCCGTAGCGCGCTGCCGGCCGCGCAGGTGGCGCAGTGGCCGCAAGTGCGCCGCGCCGACACCCGCGATGGCGTGCTGGAGGTGGTCGCCGAGCCGGCCGAGCCGGTGGTGGCGCGGCTGCTCGCCAGCGATCCAGCGCTGCAGGCACTGGAAGTCCGCCGTGCCGGCCTCGCCGACGCCTTTCTCGCCATCACCCGTGCGGAGGCTGCATGA
- a CDS encoding ABC transporter permease, protein MNPIDLSVAPPAAAWSLRDQFALLLREIRYEVVRWLRTPSFALPTLLFPPLFYLLFGVLLNHGRHDAAVYLMASYSVFGVMAPALFGFGVGLALDRERGLLALKRAMPVPPLALLLARTALAMAFALAIGVLLQALAALLGGVMLTPTQRIGLLLVDVLGTLPFCAIGLALGAYAGGSGAPALVNLIYLPMAFLSGLWIPLQLLPAWLTTLAPLWPSYHLGQLALRVVGQGDGHGSAGHVAALLAVTVVFYALAQRRLRRG, encoded by the coding sequence ATGAACCCGATCGATCTTTCCGTTGCCCCGCCGGCGGCCGCCTGGTCGTTGCGTGACCAGTTCGCGCTGCTGCTGCGCGAAATCCGCTACGAGGTGGTGCGCTGGCTGCGCACGCCATCCTTCGCCTTGCCGACGCTGCTGTTCCCGCCACTGTTCTACCTGCTGTTCGGCGTGCTGCTCAATCATGGGCGCCACGATGCGGCGGTGTACCTGATGGCCAGCTACAGCGTGTTCGGGGTGATGGCGCCGGCCTTGTTCGGCTTCGGCGTCGGCCTGGCGCTGGACCGCGAGCGCGGGCTGTTGGCGCTGAAGCGGGCGATGCCGGTGCCGCCGCTGGCGCTGCTGCTGGCGCGCACCGCGCTGGCGATGGCGTTCGCGCTGGCGATCGGGGTGCTGCTGCAGGCGCTGGCCGCACTGCTTGGCGGGGTCATGCTGACGCCGACGCAGCGGATCGGGCTGCTGCTGGTGGACGTGCTGGGCACGCTGCCGTTCTGCGCGATCGGGCTGGCGCTGGGTGCCTACGCCGGCGGCAGCGGCGCGCCGGCGCTGGTCAACCTGATCTACCTGCCCATGGCGTTCCTGTCGGGGTTGTGGATCCCGCTGCAGCTGCTGCCCGCGTGGCTGACCACGCTGGCGCCGCTGTGGCCGTCCTATCACCTGGGCCAGCTGGCGCTGCGCGTGGTCGGGCAGGGCGACGGCCATGGCAGTGCCGGCCATGTCGCCGCACTGCTGGCGGTGACGGTAGTGTTCTACGCACTGGCGCAGCGGCGCCTGCGCCGCGGCTGA
- a CDS encoding sensor histidine kinase: MIALLHASPDSLIARRIGWSSAKSSTHWFVWLSLVWSIWLFVTPLYEPHYFRNWVVPTLASYAVFLALYYVAYYRHRRYLPWCVAGMTALALVLLPYNPGAQCYIIYACAFLAFCLEPVRAVVVMLLVLAVFALAWTLRGWSPLYMVSAVVVGLSVGLMNISFERRARGEARLRLSHEEVRRLAAVAERERIGRDLHDLLGHTLSLVALKSDLATRLLAHDAAAAQREMEEVGQVAREALGQVRRAVSGIRAAQLAAEIASAKLLLESSGVTFRYQVEALPPCPQLETVFALVLREAATNIQRHASARNAQLRLWCERGQALLELRDDGRGGALQPGTGLSSMRERLEAVGGSLRIASERGLGTCLVAAAPLPRAEVAVPEATLAPRTQAPADQDAALG, from the coding sequence GTGATCGCCTTGCTGCACGCCTCGCCCGACTCGTTGATCGCCCGCCGCATCGGCTGGAGCTCGGCCAAGTCCAGCACCCACTGGTTCGTGTGGCTGTCGCTGGTGTGGTCGATCTGGCTGTTCGTCACCCCGTTGTACGAACCGCACTACTTCCGCAACTGGGTCGTGCCGACCCTGGCCAGCTATGCGGTGTTCCTCGCCTTGTACTACGTGGCCTATTACCGCCACCGGCGCTACCTGCCCTGGTGCGTGGCGGGCATGACGGCGCTGGCATTGGTGCTATTGCCGTACAACCCTGGTGCGCAGTGCTACATCATCTATGCCTGTGCGTTCCTGGCGTTCTGCCTGGAGCCGGTGCGTGCGGTGGTGGTGATGCTGCTGGTACTGGCGGTGTTCGCGCTGGCGTGGACGCTGCGTGGCTGGTCGCCGCTGTACATGGTCAGCGCGGTGGTGGTGGGCCTGTCGGTGGGGCTGATGAACATCAGCTTCGAGCGGCGTGCGCGCGGCGAGGCGCGACTGCGCCTGAGCCACGAGGAAGTGCGGCGCCTGGCGGCGGTGGCCGAGCGCGAGCGCATCGGCCGCGACCTGCACGACCTGCTCGGCCACACCCTGTCGCTGGTGGCGCTGAAATCGGACCTGGCCACGCGCCTGCTCGCCCACGACGCCGCCGCAGCGCAGCGCGAGATGGAGGAGGTGGGCCAGGTCGCACGCGAGGCGCTGGGCCAGGTGCGACGCGCGGTCAGTGGCATCCGTGCGGCGCAGCTGGCGGCGGAGATCGCCTCGGCCAAGCTGCTGCTGGAATCGTCGGGGGTGACCTTCCGCTACCAGGTCGAGGCGTTGCCGCCGTGCCCTCAGCTGGAGACGGTGTTCGCGCTGGTGCTGCGCGAGGCCGCCACCAATATCCAGCGGCATGCCTCTGCCCGCAACGCGCAGCTGCGGCTGTGGTGCGAGCGTGGCCAGGCCTTGCTGGAACTGCGCGACGACGGCCGCGGCGGCGCGCTGCAGCCGGGCACCGGGCTGAGCAGCATGCGCGAGCGGCTGGAGGCGGTGGGTGGCAGCCTGCGCATCGCCTCCGAGCGCGGCCTGGGCACCTGTCTGGTCGCCGCCGCGCCGTTGCCGCGGGCCGAGGTGGCCGTGCCGGAGGCCACACTGGCGCCGCGGACGCAGGCCCCGGCGGACCAGGACGCTGCGCTCGGCTGA